From a region of the Hallerella porci genome:
- a CDS encoding Tex family protein, whose translation MNFSQVISEELKLEEWRVAKALELMDQGGTIPFIARYRKDQTGTLNEIELRDIQHRREYLQEIEERKTTILKSIEEQGKLTPELKSQIESCKDKTLLEDLYAPYKPKKRTRATIAKECGLEPLARIIMAQEETTNTAEEIGRIYLSEENGIGDPKAAINGACDILAEEIADNAAFRQYLRAKIEKQGLMTSKVRKEFEKQETKFKNYYDFSEPVSKIPSHRMLALRRGEKEKVLRLGIEMPDEEFVSYLQNQVIVRDSIWKPYLEEMCKDAWDRLLKTSLESEVRLILKDRAEEEAFKVFSKNLQDVLLAPPAGHKAVLALDPGFRTGCKVAVLDKNGKFIDHGVIFPHEPQKRVAESGDYIAALVEKYDIDLIAIGNGTASRETDAFVADIAHKFKGKKPARVIVSEAGASVYSASPLAIQEFPNEDVTTRGAISIGRRLQDPLAELVKVDPQSIGVGQYQHDVNQRELKKRLDEVVESCVNMVGVDLNSASAPLLTHVAGVSSTLAENVVKYREENGAFKSRQEVLKVKGFGPKAFEQSAGFLRIPGAENPLDCSAVHPENYELVEKMAAKAGVPVKDLVGNASAIKTLSPEEFLSDTVGQHTLEDIFAELEKPSRDPRKEFRYAKFNDSIKDINDLVTGSWMEGVVTNVANFGAFVDIGVHQDGLVHVSEISDKFVEDAKTVLTVGDVVKVRVLGVDAGQKRISLSMKQEQTDGVAGAGRAPRGNSRGGRPQRHEGIRPHATIADLKARLGGGNANQAKSAQPQNKLSSMIKKFKKGL comes from the coding sequence ATGAATTTTTCGCAAGTGATTTCGGAAGAATTGAAATTGGAAGAATGGCGCGTCGCCAAAGCTCTGGAACTGATGGATCAGGGCGGAACGATTCCGTTCATCGCACGCTACCGCAAAGACCAAACCGGAACATTAAATGAAATTGAACTTCGCGATATTCAGCACCGCCGCGAATATTTGCAAGAAATTGAAGAACGCAAGACGACGATTTTGAAGAGCATCGAAGAACAGGGAAAACTCACTCCCGAATTGAAATCGCAAATCGAATCTTGCAAAGACAAAACTCTTCTCGAAGACCTTTACGCACCGTATAAGCCGAAAAAACGGACGCGTGCAACGATTGCAAAAGAATGCGGCTTAGAACCTCTCGCCCGCATCATCATGGCGCAAGAAGAAACGACGAACACCGCCGAAGAAATCGGACGCATTTATCTTTCCGAAGAAAACGGCATCGGCGATCCGAAGGCTGCAATCAATGGCGCTTGCGATATCCTCGCCGAAGAAATTGCGGATAACGCAGCGTTCCGTCAATACTTGCGCGCAAAAATTGAAAAGCAAGGTTTGATGACTTCGAAAGTTCGCAAAGAATTTGAAAAGCAAGAAACGAAATTCAAAAATTACTACGACTTCTCGGAACCGGTTTCGAAAATTCCGAGCCACCGGATGCTCGCCCTTCGCCGCGGCGAAAAAGAAAAAGTTCTCCGCTTGGGAATCGAAATGCCCGACGAAGAATTTGTTTCGTATTTGCAGAATCAAGTCATCGTCCGCGATAGCATTTGGAAACCGTATTTGGAAGAAATGTGCAAAGACGCTTGGGATCGTTTGCTTAAGACGAGCCTCGAAAGCGAAGTGCGTTTGATTCTCAAAGACAGAGCCGAAGAAGAAGCTTTCAAAGTGTTCAGCAAGAATTTGCAAGATGTTTTGCTTGCGCCTCCGGCTGGTCACAAGGCAGTTCTCGCTCTCGATCCGGGCTTCCGCACCGGTTGTAAAGTCGCCGTTCTCGATAAGAATGGAAAGTTCATCGATCACGGTGTCATCTTCCCGCATGAACCGCAAAAGCGCGTCGCGGAATCGGGCGATTACATTGCCGCACTCGTCGAAAAATACGACATCGATTTAATCGCCATCGGAAACGGCACCGCTAGCCGCGAAACCGATGCCTTCGTCGCAGACATTGCGCATAAATTCAAAGGCAAAAAGCCGGCTCGCGTCATCGTCTCGGAAGCAGGCGCTTCGGTCTATTCCGCAAGTCCGCTCGCGATTCAAGAATTCCCGAACGAAGATGTGACAACGCGCGGTGCGATTTCTATCGGTCGCCGTTTACAAGACCCGCTCGCCGAATTAGTAAAAGTCGATCCGCAGTCGATTGGCGTTGGACAATATCAGCACGATGTGAATCAGCGCGAACTCAAAAAGCGTTTGGACGAAGTCGTCGAAAGCTGCGTGAACATGGTCGGCGTCGATCTCAACAGCGCAAGTGCTCCGCTTTTGACTCATGTCGCAGGCGTCTCTTCGACCCTCGCCGAAAACGTGGTGAAGTACCGCGAAGAAAATGGCGCATTCAAATCGCGTCAAGAAGTTCTGAAGGTCAAAGGCTTTGGCCCGAAGGCATTCGAACAATCCGCAGGCTTCCTCCGCATTCCGGGTGCAGAAAATCCGCTCGATTGCAGCGCAGTTCACCCCGAAAACTATGAACTCGTCGAAAAGATGGCAGCCAAGGCCGGCGTCCCTGTCAAGGATCTCGTGGGAAACGCAAGCGCCATCAAGACGCTTTCGCCAGAAGAATTCCTCTCGGATACGGTGGGACAGCACACATTGGAAGATATCTTCGCCGAATTGGAAAAGCCGAGCCGTGACCCGCGTAAAGAATTCCGCTATGCGAAATTCAACGACAGCATTAAGGACATCAACGACCTCGTCACCGGAAGCTGGATGGAAGGCGTGGTGACGAACGTCGCCAACTTCGGTGCATTTGTCGATATCGGCGTTCACCAAGATGGTTTGGTGCACGTTTCGGAAATCAGCGACAAATTCGTAGAAGACGCAAAAACGGTTCTGACCGTGGGCGATGTGGTGAAAGTCCGCGTGCTCGGTGTCGATGCAGGACAAAAGCGCATTAGCCTTTCGATGAAGCAAGAACAGACCGACGGTGTTGCCGGTGCCGGACGCGCTCCGCGCGGCAATTCTCGCGGCGGTCGCCCGCAGCGTCACGAAGGCATTCGCCCGCATGCAACCATCGCCGATTTGAAGGCGCGCCTCGGTGGCGGAAACGCAAACCAAGCGAAGAGCGCCCAACCGCAAAACAAACTTTCTTCGATGATTAAAAAATTCAAGAAAGGACTTTAA